ccggaaccgtttgtttccctaGTAGGTATAAAAGTATGCCTATATTTCTCACagccctttcaactaactttcaACTTGATTGGTTGAAGTGAcctagttagggcgtgaaggaagaacaaataaacaaacgaacTTTAACATTTGTTATATATGTAAGGATAATACTTGTTTAAGTTtcgtatttttactttattttctttttcagaaACTTCTTGCCAATAATTGTATACTTATGGAAGCGTATGGCCAAACTGAAATGATTGGGCCAGTCTTAGTTCCGAACCCGTTCGGCCCAACTGGCAATTGTGGGAGACCTATAGATTTGTACAGTGTTAAGGTATGACAGTCATAGAATCCATCAAGGTTACAGCCTTGTATTGGGCgccccgcagggtgattacatatctcgcgacaggcttacgtcaggcgtaaatctcgcgatcactgctgtgaaacgtcacttttccatacaataaataaacaaaatgaacgcctgtcgcaaaccttaCTCGAGATAATCAACCTGCCGGTTTGGTTTTTGCTTCAGTAAGACGTGGTGagatttgtttgtatttataatttatattcaagctttgagaatataaattataaatataaacaaatctcacttatttaacattttcaGTTGGCAGAGCCTGATACAGGAGTGGAAATAAAAGAAGCAAATATAACCGGTGAATTATTAGCGAAAGGGCCCGGTTTTTCGGTTAGTAGCACCAATCCCTGTGAAGTTAACAAACTATTATAGAATCCTACTATAAGTTGAAAGTTGATAGTAATAATTTTGGTTGCATCTAAACGAACTCACGGctcaataattattatcgaATTTAATCAGCCATTAAAATCTTTTGTAAAATGATATAAAGAAGCATCAATAATTACAGGGGTATTATAACGATCCAGAAGAAACAGCGAAGTCGATCACTGACGATGGATTTTACAAAACGGGGGATTTATTGTTTCGTGATAAGGATAACAATTATTTCTACGTTGATCGAATCAAATCATTGATTAAGTACCGGAACTCACACGTAAGTAGCGTTGGTAACGATGAACTTGTTTTGTTAAACTAATTATGAACGTATGATTATCGTGCTAATAATGACCAAACAATAGATACCAATATTTGCGATTAATGACTCTTCTAAACAAAGGTCTCCAATCTTATAGGAGGGAGGGTAACTGCACTAGAGTAGGCTTTAGGACTTTGACGATTTTTATCACACGTTAGTATTAACTGATAATAAACGAAACAGACGGTCTTACGCTCTCTTCCTATACTCTTTAACGGCGATAACGCCCACTTGTCACACGTCTCGAGGCTGGTATTGGGAATGCCTAATGATAacgattaaaaatttcattaaagaaATTTACAATCGCAATTCTCAAGATACAATTCGCAATTCTCTACGACCATcaatgtcccactgctgagcACGGGGAAGAAGATTTTATAGGTACCCTAGGAATTCCCAAATATAAAAggaatatatatactacgacaatacacacatcgccatctagcccctaagtaagcgtagcttgtgttatggatactaagatagctgatgaatatttttatgaatacattacacataaatacgtataatatacagataaacacccagcctcTGAAAATTATTGGTCCAGTATCGGGCAGTATCGAATCTAGAACCAGGTTCCTAGTCGAACACGCTAACCAATAGACAATACAGCAATTTGCTTTCTATTTACGTACACAATCATATCACATCGCATTTGACTGCCTCATCTGGTGACTGAAGGGCTGGCtattttttgcgcaaagaatcagcctggctgtgCAGCGTGGAAATGCTGTCAACACTTCCACGCATGTTGGCAGCATTCCTGGCGGATATTACCTTTTCAGTAAATAGTTTAGTTACAAGTTTTATTGtgacattattaaattaataaaataactattgagTGCATTTCGGGCTCTACTCGAAAGAAAAactacattataataatttacttgAAACTGCCGAAAAGCCATGATCTCAAATGATATGCTCTTATAAagtcaatattatatttacatcacAGGTGCATCCGGCAGAATTAGAAGAAATAATAGTCAAACATCCTGGTGTGAAATTTGTTGGCGTAGTTGGTATCGAAGACCCTATAGATGGGCAACAGCCAGCAGCTTGTGTGGTAAAACACAGCAACTCTGATATCACCGCACAGGAGATAAAGGACCTAGTAGCAAGTGAGAAAatgataaagattttttttaaataactattaaaaccTTGTACTGCACTACATTTTACCTGTTAACTTTAGTCCTAATTCTGTTATGTGAATTAGCATAAAACTGCATAATAACTGAATAATGAAAAGGATCATACATTTTCAGttcttaaatacatattttagtttgcatttctaatattgacatcatatattataatattatggctTCCATAGTGCTTCCATACTTGGGTTGTTTACCTTTATTCCTAATGCTATGCTTTGATACATCTGTGGGATCCTCTTACTAAAAAACGTTACAATATCTTCAAATTTGTTACTAAATTTTGGTGTTTTTGTGGACTGGAATCACATTGGAACAAACATTGTTTTCCCTTACAATGACCTAATAATCTACATACGAACAACCATAAACAATTTTAGAGACGAGATTAATTTGACTTAACTCCTTTTCCAGGTAAGTTTTCAAAGAACAAGGAATTACGAGGAGGTGTACTATTCCTTGATAGCTTGCCCTGTACATCCACAGGAAAAATTCTAAGATTAAAACTCAAAGAGATTGCAACGAATGCTAAGAGAGAATAAAGGTCAAAATCAATGAAGTGCGGATTGCATTGAAAGtgctatgaaataaaaaaaactgttcaacAAGAACGTCTTTTATTCTTCTCTTTTAATATTCACCCATTTACCTCCTACCTACCTCAATGATGAATACataaattaacaatataattttaataacgaaGCCCGTgcttatgttaaaaaaaaatggcttacGTTTTGGATAGTAGCACATTGATAGAGTTAATCTATATTAATTATCTTCTATATGTTATGGTCATGTAGTTACCTAACTATCGTTGCAATTATATGTTTTTCATCTTTGTCACAGCAACATATTTACTCTTTGAAAAGTTTCAAAATAATCATAAGAGAATGACTCTTCGGTTACTTTAGATGATATTTGTCACGGCATCAATCATTCTGTCTGTACGAAAGAAATTATTTCATTCCGTCCTCATACTAGAAACTAACTGTAGAACTTTACTCCTCGCTAGTTTTCCAGATGACGTTAGCGGCAGTTGATCTACAAACACCACGCCGCCACGCAATTGTTTGTTTTTGGACAGTTTATCTgaaaataattagatttatattaaaataaatcaactttAATTATCAAACTTTGAAACATATTATGCTACGTAAAATATTTcaacaactaaataaataaatatactatgacattacacgaatcgccatctaaccccaaagtaagcgtagtttgagttatgggtactaaggtgaacgatgaatatttttatggaaaatatacataaatacttataatatacagataaacacccagacactgaacaacattagTGTTCATCACAGACATTGTCTattagtggaaatcgaacctacggccttggactcagaaaatcGTCCGACAagctattaataaatttatagattaaagcaattttttgttaaattatatccGTTCTTCCTtgggataatattatattcctgTATCAACTGATTCCTAAATCACGTAAGAcgatttattatcttttagatTCACATGTCCCTTCTTATAAAACGGTAACGTATCTGGATTTTATGACCAATTCCATAATGCATTTCAACGTAATACATGCATTATGTAatgtataacattatataaataaacaaatgaataacAATTCCTTACTTAAAACCAGATCTTTGATATCCTGTGCAGTAACTTCCTTGCAGGCTTCCTCATTCCTGACCACACACGCCGCTGCCTTTTGTCCCACTAGAGGATCGTTAATACCGACTACACAAACTTCTTTAACACCTGGATGTGTGCTTATCAGCTCCTCTACTTCTAATGGCAAGATCTGTAAcagttattttgatttttttatccaGAAATCATTAGAAAATTACAAATCAAACACAGTTTGAATTCAAGAATCAATAGCGcaagcattttgggtaccatgcccataagtgaacagttagacggcttatatttattataaatattaattttcgtttgtaattattatttccatctatatgtattattatgtatatgaaCATTTTAGAATCaatagaaatttataaatttgttcaGACCGGATAAAACTTCTCAGTTTACCTTCAGAACCTTTCCATTTGTGTTGTTCCTGTTCTGAGAGTTAGAACCGCGAAACGTCATGTGCGGTGACACCTGTATTTTGATGAATTCAAATTCTTTCTAAAGTGTGAAATGTTTCTTGCAATTTGAGTACTTTAAACGAAAAATAATCCGTATCTTGCAGGCATTTAAGACTTTATATTGCTTTTTATTAGGCTCGGGCTGGCTAGACTGTCCTCCAGCCTAATTTGGGCAAACTTCTCtaagataaaaaagaaatattgccAATGGTACTTACGTGAGAATTTCTGTACTTTATTAGAGTTTTGAGTCTGTCTATATAAAAGTAATTGTCATTTTCATCCCTGTAAAGTAAATCTCCGGTCTTGAAATAGCCGTCTTCAGAAAACGCCAACGCAGTTTCCTCAGGGTCATTATAGTATTCCTGAAATGTTTAATAGtccattaatttttattgtttccgTTATTAAGCTTACGGAACTTTGATAGTACGTTTCAGTTAGTTTGGGTTTCAAGTCTACaagtaattaaatgataaaattgATTGTTTAAACAAGTACCTAATATAGTGGAACTTCATTTGGACAGTAATATTATTTACCAATGTCATTAGCCCGTGGTCCATGACGTTGGGACAACGGACATTATGCGCCAACTGAATATTTTACCGTTtgtgtgtttttcttttttagaataaatttaaatacagacaattttttaatttggttgaagcttttaatacaataaagattataatggCCCGGTGTCATTGTTCGTGTAAATAATTTCACTTCATTGGTGCCGGGATAACATTCTTATAGTTCTCTAGAATGTGTTGATCTGCTGCTGAAATCAGAACAGTTTCTCTACTACCTAACATCTCATCTTATAGTAGatgtgttgttgttgttgtttggcTTTATGGTTTTGTtcggattattattattatataatagactaaccAGCTTTCGCTGAatcgtctatatcatttcttgtgctctttgtctttttgatgtttatccagtctattcttaaactgatttagTGATtttgcagtcactacatcttcaggcaaggcattccacatttgtataacttaattgctgataaagtgcttcgaaggattagacgatgcctgctgaAATTCAAGTTTAAGACCATAGCCCCTTAATTAGGGGTTACTCTTTTTTGATGATTTATTATTGTAAGCAGTCGGGAGGTGGTTCTgttcataatatattgaaaaaaataatttgggtaaCTTACCGTGAATCTAGGTCCTTTATTCCATAGTTCACCAGTTACGTAAGGTTCCTTAATTTCCACGCCAGTAGTTGGATCTACTAactgcaataaattaaattagcttGTTGAGTAAGTATTATTAAACAACTTTATACAAGTTGCTTATATGCATGCAGGAAAAATTTACATCTATTTTAAGATTTTCTTTAGATATGGTAATAGCATGATTATGTTCTAACAACAAGTTAAGTACGTGGGTACTACGTGTGCGATGTTATTTTGCGGTTTCCTCAGTCATCACAGCGATAATTTTATGTAGTTGGTTAATAAACTTTGTAATATTACCTACTCTTGTGGCAGGTAAATATTATTGTgaagtttatataatatgtatcttCAGTGCTTCTCGACTAAAATATGCGTAATGTAGGCAGGTGACTAAGCTTATTTATGCCGGAAGCAAGGAGAAGAACTTACGCAGTAATCTTTCTATAATACTGTTAAAAGTTTttggtaagcagtgcttttatgctAGAATGAGGTGCACGCTACTGTTGTTTTGTTTAAgtccaatataaaataaaattaggaaaatagAATAGCGTTGATTTAAAAAGGAACAAGCTCGTTTTCGATTGCAATGTTGTGTCAAAATTTCACAGCAATTAGTCTTTCCGAGATAAAAGGTTTTTGACTAATTTGTCAAAAACCTTTTATCTCGGAAAGACTAATTGCTATATCATTtaagtatactttatttatatagaagaCAATAGTATTGTTTAATTTGACATGTAGATACCTTTATGGCGTAAATAGGTAAAGGTCTCCCACAGCTGCCGCTGGGTCCATTTGGGATGGGACCCAAAACAGATCCTATCGTCTCAGTTTGGCCGTACGCTTCCACGGCCAATGTATCTTTACTAAGAAGCGCCTGAAAATTTAcgacaattatttatattaagagaGATGGCCCGTTGAGATGGTCCTAGAAAAATTCGTCATCATCAGTCTATTTATACGATAGAAATCAGAACATTGTTGCTCCAAtgtaggttggtgggcttttaagattccctcatcatcatcatctacccattaccggtctactaaaaggcacgggtctcctctcaaaatgagaagggtttaggccgtagtctaccacgctggccaagtgcggattggtagacttcacacgaacTTAaggacgttatggagaactctcaggcatgcagtattcctcgcgatgtttttcttcactatgtaaagcgagtgatatttaaattgctgatataaaaaaacgcatataacgaAAAGGCTCGATCTCGGTCTCTACGAAAGGAAAGCGGAAGccttacctactaggctatcaccgctttttgtTCGGTGACTGTAACATCTCGGCTCGTGCTGTCCCAGCCACGCGTTGAACAACACCAGTGCCCTGACTCCAAGCTGTTCATAAAAATTCTTGACAAAAAAATTGGTAAGTAAATCTACCTTTAACTTAGCCAGCAGTGCGGGAAATATTTTGGATCCAGTGATGGTAACGCTTTTGAAGCAACTGAAGTCAACATCTTTCTTACGACTTACTAAATATGACACCAAAGTAGGTCCTATCAGACATGTTGATGGCTGCAACAAAGTAAGAATTTGAACACGTGACATATCCGTTTAGGAATAccattaatattatatcatatacCGCTggattaatatttctttttttgtaataattgaacGACCAAGCAGTTGGCTGACCGTTTTGTTAGAGGAATACCGCCTTTAAACACATCAACCTTTcatagggcatgcaagaagcacgtcctgcaacgtgacGCCCAGCATAggagaaaaattatattctccgattatatcccctggcagggaatataattaacgtgtccacctgctaaagcacgagtacatggaataggaaaagtttactcccgtttattagtACTCATATATtatctggatattatttccacttgtgtgccagtgctctgagagttggtaAATCTGTGGTAGAAaagacatttttatccttttcccggggagatagtAGATAGGATCAGtagcaaaaaaattgtttcgaaaacctctaattttttaaaacgtGAAATTGTTAAAGAAGttaatttcatgaaatttatttaacacTCATTTCTGCATGCAAATTCGACTAGATTAAGCCTACATATttctaaattaatatactaatttTGGTTATTATAAATCCGACTTAAAGGACTCTTTAAACGTGATAAGAAGAAATAATGTTCTTTCTTCTAGACTcaccttatatttatttattatgtaaataatatgttCATAGTCATCTGGTATTGAGGACTGTACTTTCGTGTCTCCGATCAACGGACCACCCACTGACATGAAATAGTTTGATATCCAATTCACTGGAGACAAGTTTAATACTCTCTTCTTGGGCCTGAATAGACacagaataataattgttattagagATTCGGCGCGACTTCGTCGTCGTACAACTTATATTATGCCCGGTCCACACGCCTGGTGTTTGTCGCAATGACCATACATGAGCCAAACAGCGATCagaatttttacattttcttgGCACCGACTTACAAAAtagaataagttttttattgtaaatttttttttctaaatataatacttataaaaatacttataggtCAACCCACAAGTTATTGCTGCCTCAAATTCTGACAACGCTGAATATACTAACGCTTTCGTCAAGCATAGGTATGCCCGGTTTGTGTTCATAGATTGTAATCGTTGTTCGGTGTTTATGACTAACACCAAGCGTGTGATCAGGGCAAAGAAACTAGCAATATTTACGCCTCGCGAGTGTACCTGTTGAGTGTATGTTCGTGTAAGCGGTTAATGCTAATATGTAATACAATAGAATTGCCTTCAGAGGGAttgagttcgagccccggcacgcacctcaactttgtggattaatttatattgcttataatattttttatttatatttattaaatatcttgaggaaaccggcatgcctgagagttctccatagagAGTCTctaaaaggcatgtgaagtctaccgatccgcactgggctagcgtggtggactatggcctaaactctTTCTGTTTCTGacaggaaacccgtgctctgtagttggccggtaatgggttgttactCCTTCTTATAAGTCGTGCAAGTTTATGTTCATTTAGATTTAACTGTGGAAAGCCGCAAAAAGCTGTCCGACTTATCCGATGGCTTTTTACTTGGTTTAACTTCCATTTACAATAACTTACATTTTATCGTAATTGTAGAGTTTGAGAAGCCCTTTAATTTTGCCAATGAAGGGCTTGTGGTTGAACGCTACAACTTTCACTTTGCCCGTGGTACCGCTTGTGCTGACCAAGAATGCGTAAATCTTGTCAGTGTCGAAGTGCGTTactctgaaaaaaaaacgagaactctttttattaattttgttgtcctttttttatttttatacaagttattggtggtgatgcagtcttTATGGTTgtgggcttacctgttagcagttatatcaaacctaCACCCTTATTGGGTTTCTACGCAATCGTGTGGGAGTTATATCAAACCTAAACccaatatttgttattttttggcAAGGCTCAGGTTCCGAACCAATTAAAACATTGTAACCTTTCgtaaatatttcattcatttgttaATTGAAAATTACCTAAATTCCTCTTCTGGTTCTTCTGTGTcatatttatcgataaattcTGCCATCGTACAATCTCCGTGTTCAAAAGTGACAATCTTCATATCCAGTCCAAGATCAGCTGCTACTTTGGAGTATGTCTCGAAAGATTCAACTTGACAGAATGCTATCTTAGGTTCTGTTAGCTTAAATAGTGTTCGAATTTCGTCTGAAAAATAACTTCTTTATTATTGGTCTTAATagatagtattttatataaaattattattacaatgtagCAGTTGAAACCTTTACTTTAAggctaacttttctatgttatgtgcgttttaaggaattaaaatataactcgcttcaatggtaaaggaaaaaatcgtaaggaaacccgcctgagagttctcgataagtTTCTCAAAGTAATTAGgagtcacttaacaattattcattgtaaagtcaacatctcctgaggatgctcaggtttcggagcgaaacgtgcgtagagggtaggtacattgccgaagatctgtttggtgtggagtataagcattgaagaaattattaattataccatTCAGATAAtcctgcctttcgcggagtatagaaaattaagcttaattttcataatatatcattttgagtccaccaatccgcattgagctagcgtggtggaaacccttctcattgtaggaggagacacgtgccctgtagtgggccggtaatatgttgATTTGATGATTATATAAAAGCCAATATTTTAATCTACAAGTAGGTACTGTGCAATAATGCcttcttgtaaaaatattttttgcatttttcgTAACGCGCTTTAGCACACTTTCACTCGGACACTTCTTTAATTACGTTTCAAAAAACAGGTTTTAGTGTATTATCTATTGTCACAACTTACCGTATTTGAAAAGCGGGTCGACTCCGACCATTGGCAGACCGTTATAAAGCGCCGCGTAAAATGGTATGTGAAGGTCCAAATGATTTTTGCCGCCCAACGCTAGCACATCTCCTGGTTTCAAGCCAAATGCCCTCATGGATCTAGCAAGATGAATTGATCGGGAAGCCACTGAGGCATATGTTTCCTCTTCACCTGTAGCTGCATCTATCTGTGAGcacaaaatataaactattGCGGTTTTTGGGCTTAAAAAAGTAAGGGTAAAATAGCttaatcaaaaaaatcttaatctgTAAATCatgattaaaaaatagaaaataaacgaGTTCTTCTTACGTTATAAAAtggtgtattaaataaaaacagatttaGGAGGTAAGTCGCACTGTTATAGGAGATTTTCCTATATCATGTTCGGAAAATAgacattatttttctaaaatgcGGGTATAAGGTTCACTTGTCTAACCGCGAGACATAAGTTAAAGTTAAGAAAGACTAAGCAGCAAATCGCAGTTTGTTTGTATAATACAATGGtgatttttaatatactagcgaatttatttgcgttttttttggct
This is a stretch of genomic DNA from Pararge aegeria chromosome 12, ilParAegt1.1, whole genome shotgun sequence. It encodes these proteins:
- the LOC120628090 gene encoding luciferin 4-monooxygenase-like, producing the protein MGIACDSLRDCHLGQLMLEKLRQHQDTICQIDAATGEEETYASVASRSIHLARSMRAFGLKPGDVLALGGKNHLDLHIPFYAALYNGLPMVGVDPLFKYDEIRTLFKLTEPKIAFCQVESFETYSKVAADLGLDMKIVTFEHGDCTMAEFIDKYDTEEPEEDFRVTHFDTDKIYAFLVSTSGTTGKVKVVAFNHKPFIGKIKGLLKLYNYDKMPKKRVLNLSPVNWISNYFMSVGGPLIGDTKVQSSIPDDYEHIIYIINKYKPSTCLIGPTLVSYLVSRKKDVDFSCFKSVTITGSKIFPALLAKLKALLSKDTLAVEAYGQTETIGSVLGPIPNGPSGSCGRPLPIYAIKLVDPTTGVEIKEPYVTGELWNKGPRFTEYYNDPEETALAFSEDGYFKTGDLLYRDENDNYFYIDRLKTLIKYRNSHILPLEVEELISTHPGVKEVCVVGINDPLVGQKAAACVVRNEEACKEVTAQDIKDLVLNKLSKNKQLRGGVVFVDQLPLTSSGKLARSKVLQLVSSMRTE